Proteins from one Arthrobacter sp. Soc17.1.1.1 genomic window:
- the yidC gene encoding membrane protein insertase YidC, with product MGFFETILAPFRWLVSWIMFMFHEGFTFLGMDPASGWTWVLSIVGLVVVIRAALIPVFVKQIKAQRGMQALQPDLRKLQQKYKGKTDQLSRQAMTQEQMALYKKHGTNPFAACLPILIQMPFFFALFTVLNGISRASEEGTEIGALSPESVRQFDDATIFGAPLSSTFLGSFGDNLNISVVILSVIMIIAMTASQFITQKQIMAKNMSEEAMQSPFMRQQKIMLYILPLVFGIGGINFPIGVLVYWTTTNVWTMAQQFYVIRRMPTPGSPAAKALAERRAKKGLPAVPLLGERKTEPAIETVPEPRVQRVQPQRKKRKKR from the coding sequence ATGTTCATGTTCCACGAGGGGTTCACCTTCCTCGGGATGGACCCGGCATCCGGCTGGACCTGGGTGCTGTCGATCGTCGGGCTCGTCGTCGTCATCCGTGCGGCCCTGATCCCCGTGTTCGTGAAGCAGATCAAGGCGCAGCGCGGGATGCAGGCGTTGCAGCCCGATCTGCGGAAGCTCCAGCAGAAGTACAAGGGCAAAACGGACCAGCTCTCCCGCCAGGCGATGACGCAGGAGCAGATGGCCCTGTACAAGAAGCACGGGACCAACCCGTTCGCGGCGTGCCTGCCCATCCTGATCCAGATGCCGTTCTTCTTCGCGTTGTTCACGGTGCTCAACGGAATCTCCCGGGCCAGCGAGGAAGGTACCGAGATCGGTGCCCTGTCCCCGGAGTCCGTCCGACAGTTCGATGATGCGACGATCTTCGGCGCCCCCCTCTCCTCGACCTTCCTCGGCAGCTTCGGCGACAACCTGAACATCAGCGTGGTCATCCTGTCCGTGATCATGATCATCGCGATGACCGCGTCGCAGTTCATCACGCAGAAGCAGATCATGGCGAAGAACATGTCCGAGGAGGCCATGCAGAGCCCCTTCATGCGTCAGCAGAAGATCATGCTCTACATCCTCCCGCTCGTATTCGGCATCGGCGGCATCAACTTCCCGATCGGCGTCCTGGTGTACTGGACCACCACCAACGTGTGGACGATGGCCCAGCAGTTCTACGTCATCCGCAGGATGCCCACCCCCGGGTCACCGGCGGCCAAGGCACTCGCGGAGCGCCGCGCCAAGAAGGGTCTTCCTGCGGTCCCGCTCCTGGGTGAGCGGAAGACCGAGCCGGCCATCGAGACTGTTCCGGAACCCCGGGTCCAGCGGGTCCAGCCCCAGCGCAAGAAGAGGAAGAAGCGATGA